The DNA window CGATCAGCTTTCGGGAAATCAGAGACTGAAGGACCTCCGGCCTGGTTCCATTGGTATCTAATTTAACCGATAAGCCCATCCGGCGGATTTGATCCAACAACTCCGGCAGATCGGCCTGCAGGGTAGGTTCCCCGCCGGTGACGCAGACCCCGTCCAGCCAGCCTCTCAGTGCCGCCAATCTTTTTTGGATATATTCCCAGGGATAGGCCGACAACCTTTCCGGATGAAGGACCAACTCATGATTATGGCAGAAGGGACAGCGCAGATTGCAGGAGGGCAGAAACAGAACCGCACAGATCTTGCCGGACCAGTCTAAGAAAGAGGTTTCAATAAACCCTTTAATTTCCATACTGAAGGCTCAAGAATTTTTTAATGGGGATGGCTCCGACCACGGCCGTGCTGTCATCCAGGATCAGGATCGGTAATTCCTTTTGGGCTGTTTCGACCAATTCGTGCCAGGCCAGATGGGCCAGGGCTTCGGGGTTATCCTCCCCCAGGATTTCTTCCTGAATGCCCAGGGATGGAAGATTGAAATGGTTTTTGATGTAATGACATTTCTGGCAATCCGTTTTGGTAAATAAGGTCATGCGTAATCTCCTTTTTGGACGCAGATCGATGCAGATTGCCAAGATTTTGAAGATAAAAAAATAGTTATCTGCGGGTATCTGCGAAAATCAGCGTCCTAATTTAATTATGATCCTCAGGGGTTCAATTCTTCGGCGGCAGGGGCGGCGGCTTCTGCCGGACAGAAATAAGGCCTGTTCCGGTACCGATCCTTGAGTTCCCCGATCTTTCCCTTGTTCCAACTGGAGACTTTGG is part of the Deltaproteobacteria bacterium genome and encodes:
- a CDS encoding anaerobic ribonucleoside-triphosphate reductase activating protein, producing the protein MEIKGFIETSFLDWSGKICAVLFLPSCNLRCPFCHNHELVLHPERLSAYPWEYIQKRLAALRGWLDGVCVTGGEPTLQADLPELLDQIRRMGLSVKLDTNGTRPEVLQSLISRKLIDYLAMDIKGPLDQDSYQQCAGVPVSIQAIRKSMDFILSGRVCGEFRTTVIPRWHTPPVLARMALELKEAPKWRQQEFNPAQTLDPALGSDRPDLHPATH